Proteins found in one Brevibacillus brevis genomic segment:
- a CDS encoding ABC transporter permease encodes MPGFVILREWKELFAARSVLITNLAAPFVILIVALITTVFAQNGKMEFILNLMKLTNPLLNMAGTDGHIAIARFYFLLFLIVPAMIPLTFATTSIIMEKMTGTLESVLVTPISTKEFLLGKVLAYSLPSIALTWVVQLIFLGFIFATFDNAGEYFSIVFILAMLLLVPFISIISVSMSVIVSSKVDNVAAAQQFGAILVLPIIGLAVSQVIFLSMMSNPVIYLGMVTLCAVVALILFQISIKVFDREHIISKWK; translated from the coding sequence ATGCCGGGATTTGTTATTCTCCGGGAATGGAAAGAGCTTTTCGCTGCCCGCTCCGTATTGATTACGAACCTTGCGGCACCATTCGTTATATTGATTGTCGCTCTGATCACTACTGTATTTGCCCAAAACGGTAAAATGGAGTTCATCCTTAACCTGATGAAATTGACCAATCCCCTCCTTAACATGGCAGGTACAGATGGTCATATAGCGATTGCCCGCTTCTACTTCCTTTTGTTCCTGATTGTACCGGCGATGATCCCCTTAACATTTGCCACGACGAGTATCATCATGGAAAAAATGACAGGAACATTGGAAAGCGTACTGGTCACCCCGATTTCCACCAAGGAGTTTTTGCTCGGTAAGGTCTTAGCTTACTCCTTGCCTTCCATCGCTTTGACCTGGGTGGTACAGCTAATTTTTCTAGGGTTCATCTTTGCAACCTTTGACAATGCTGGCGAGTATTTTTCCATCGTATTTATTCTCGCGATGCTCCTGCTGGTTCCATTTATTTCGATCATCAGCGTATCCATGAGCGTCATTGTTTCCTCCAAAGTTGACAACGTCGCAGCAGCCCAACAATTTGGTGCCATACTGGTTCTGCCGATCATCGGACTTGCTGTCAGTCAGGTCATCTTCCTCTCCATGATGAGCAATCCGGTAATCTATCTGGGTATGGTCACGCTTTGTGCGGTGGTAGCCCTGATCCTGTTCCAGATAAGTATTAAAGTGTTTGATCGCGAGCATATCATCAGCAAGTGGAAATAA
- the lgrE gene encoding linear gramicidin aldoreductase LgrE has protein sequence MQKMYVSQNRWLLSAKTTAEAEVLLFCFHYAGGHAGIYRDWQKKLPVQIGVCPVQLPGRSNRFLEPCYTDLSVMIRDLAEALLPYLNRPFAFFGHSMGTLVSFELARYLRKHYNLKPQHLFASGYHAPHLPDPGEAIHHLPDQEFLEGVRTMNGTPKEIFEDQEILNMLLPTLRADFTICETYRYQDEEPLELGITAIGGWQDPDFSITHLEAWADHTNAAFQTYMLEGDHFFIHSQQDQVISIVGSTLQNYLTGYRGIG, from the coding sequence ATGCAAAAGATGTACGTTTCCCAGAACAGATGGCTACTCTCTGCAAAAACGACGGCAGAGGCAGAAGTGCTATTATTTTGCTTTCACTATGCTGGTGGCCATGCTGGTATTTATCGGGATTGGCAAAAAAAGCTGCCTGTTCAGATTGGCGTTTGTCCTGTACAGCTCCCAGGCAGAAGTAATCGCTTTTTAGAGCCTTGCTACACGGATTTGTCTGTAATGATTCGTGATTTGGCAGAAGCGCTCCTTCCCTATCTGAATCGACCGTTTGCCTTTTTTGGACATAGCATGGGAACGCTGGTCAGCTTTGAGCTGGCCAGATATTTACGCAAACATTACAACCTCAAGCCGCAGCACCTGTTTGCATCCGGATACCATGCTCCACATCTACCAGATCCGGGTGAAGCCATCCATCATCTCCCGGATCAAGAGTTTCTGGAGGGCGTACGAACGATGAATGGCACGCCAAAGGAAATTTTTGAGGACCAGGAGATTCTGAATATGCTTCTCCCTACGCTTCGGGCCGATTTCACGATATGCGAGACGTATCGGTATCAAGACGAGGAGCCGCTGGAGTTGGGAATAACGGCCATTGGCGGTTGGCAGGACCCTGACTTTTCCATAACACATCTCGAAGCCTGGGCAGATCACACGAACGCTGCTTTTCAAACCTACATGCTGGAAGGGGACCATTTCTTCATCCATTCGCAACAGGACCAAGTCATTAGTATTGTGGGGTCAACTCTTCAAAATTATCTTACTGGGTACAGGGGGATAGGATGA
- a CDS encoding ABC transporter ATP-binding protein: MEPAIVIKDLKKSFGDKKVLDGISLSIPKGKIFGLLGPNGAGKTTSLRILSCLIEPTSGEVTILGHQISKNKEEIRKKIGCVTESPGVYDKLSLLDNLEFFASCYQIPKAKRASRIEYLLRQFDLWDRRNDPAGRLSKGMKQKLSIVCAILHDPEVLFLDEVTANLDPVSTRKLKDLIREWAASGKTIIFCSHILAEIDELCHEFAIIKGEVIRLTTPQKFREEWTTYNVLLDVGADLNKSEQIIKAAEEVETYKRTEDQFHLRVANPKTSNPQLVKKLVAADITVNYIAPISVSLEDSYLSLLNQEKEAI, translated from the coding sequence ATGGAGCCTGCAATCGTCATTAAGGATCTCAAAAAATCGTTTGGAGACAAAAAAGTTCTCGATGGCATTTCCCTCTCGATTCCCAAAGGTAAAATTTTCGGTCTACTTGGACCTAATGGAGCTGGAAAAACAACCTCTCTACGTATCTTGTCCTGCCTCATTGAGCCTACGTCAGGAGAAGTCACTATCCTCGGTCATCAAATCAGCAAAAATAAAGAAGAGATTCGCAAAAAAATTGGTTGTGTAACGGAATCTCCCGGGGTGTATGACAAGCTTTCTCTGTTGGACAACCTGGAATTCTTCGCCTCCTGCTACCAGATTCCCAAAGCCAAGCGTGCTTCACGCATCGAGTATTTGCTACGCCAGTTCGATTTGTGGGACAGAAGAAATGATCCTGCCGGCAGATTGTCGAAGGGAATGAAACAAAAACTTTCGATTGTTTGCGCGATTTTACACGACCCAGAGGTGCTTTTCTTAGACGAGGTCACAGCCAATCTCGATCCGGTCAGCACCCGGAAGCTGAAAGATCTGATTCGCGAGTGGGCTGCATCTGGAAAAACGATCATCTTTTGTTCACATATCCTCGCAGAAATTGATGAGTTATGTCATGAATTCGCCATCATTAAGGGTGAGGTGATTCGATTAACCACCCCACAGAAGTTCCGCGAAGAGTGGACCACCTACAATGTGCTTCTTGACGTAGGAGCGGATTTGAATAAATCGGAACAGATCATTAAAGCCGCCGAGGAAGTGGAGACGTATAAGCGCACCGAAGATCAGTTCCATCTGAGGGTAGCCAATCCGAAGACCTCAAACCCTCAGCTGGTCAAAAAGCTGGTTGCTGCGGATATTACCGTCAATTACATAGCACCCATCTCCGTGTCACTGGAGGACTCCTATCTCAGCTTGTTGAATCAAGAAAAGGAGGCGATCTAG
- a CDS encoding aldo/keto reductase yields MMTGKATREGTQRLAQANPHLFYKQFGSFDVWISQVGFGTYRIDEQDEQYQQALRKALLEGINLIDTSSMYTNGSAEKVIGNVLKQLISEEKIKREELVIVSKAGIVQGEDSEETTKRTAEGKPYQDFTTVHEGMSICIHPEYLQDQLTRSLQRLQVDTIDCYMLHNPEWYLLWAKMKKIKQQEAYDELLERVEKAFRHLEKEVESGRIQCYGVSANSFVSNVKEFDFVALDTLWDIAEKITPNHHFRVIQFPMNMYESGAILEKSHAQGKSALLFAKEKGLGVMTNRTLDVTAKEKIFRLTNIQLDQSAVIDEKEAIRRIKDCLNRVDDVEDQIVYRVLPLLKMEKEDVKELKKKISSGATLRKYWKKLYSATNVQNVRNFLFEPIIEDIRNTIKRHEGLDDQTQQWLDTYKAALMETAEALQSYYAPKDYQRSLDISKELTRVKPHLMTTDNLSQSAIRTMRATPEVHSVLVGMRREHYVEDVLMELKRPLDTIMQEEDWHTMTQTLKAVIG; encoded by the coding sequence ATGATGACAGGAAAAGCAACACGAGAGGGGACACAGCGCCTAGCTCAGGCCAATCCCCATCTTTTCTATAAGCAATTTGGCAGCTTCGATGTGTGGATCAGTCAGGTTGGATTCGGAACGTACCGGATTGATGAACAGGATGAGCAGTACCAGCAGGCTCTCCGTAAAGCGTTGCTCGAAGGAATTAACTTGATTGACACGAGTAGTATGTATACAAATGGGAGCGCCGAGAAAGTCATCGGTAATGTGCTGAAGCAGCTGATAAGTGAGGAAAAAATAAAGCGGGAAGAGCTTGTAATCGTGTCCAAGGCCGGTATCGTACAAGGCGAGGATTCCGAGGAAACGACGAAGAGGACAGCGGAAGGAAAACCGTATCAAGACTTCACGACGGTACACGAAGGAATGTCGATATGTATCCACCCTGAATATCTTCAAGACCAGCTGACACGTAGCCTGCAGCGCTTGCAGGTTGACACGATTGATTGCTACATGCTGCACAATCCAGAGTGGTATTTGCTATGGGCCAAAATGAAAAAGATCAAACAACAGGAAGCGTATGATGAATTATTAGAGCGAGTGGAGAAGGCTTTTCGACATCTGGAGAAAGAAGTAGAATCAGGTCGGATTCAATGCTATGGTGTCAGTGCCAATTCGTTTGTCAGCAATGTCAAAGAATTTGATTTTGTTGCGTTAGATACCCTCTGGGACATTGCAGAAAAGATTACGCCGAATCACCATTTTCGCGTCATCCAGTTTCCAATGAACATGTACGAATCCGGTGCCATACTGGAAAAAAGTCATGCGCAAGGCAAGAGTGCCTTGTTATTTGCCAAGGAAAAAGGGCTTGGTGTCATGACCAACCGGACGTTAGATGTGACAGCAAAGGAAAAAATCTTCCGCCTGACGAACATCCAACTAGATCAGAGCGCGGTCATTGACGAAAAAGAAGCCATTCGTCGAATCAAGGATTGCTTGAATCGTGTAGATGATGTAGAGGATCAGATCGTCTATCGCGTCTTGCCATTATTAAAAATGGAGAAGGAAGATGTGAAAGAGCTGAAGAAAAAAATATCATCTGGAGCTACACTTCGCAAATACTGGAAAAAGCTATACTCTGCCACAAATGTGCAAAATGTGAGAAACTTCTTGTTTGAACCGATCATCGAAGATATTCGCAATACGATTAAAAGGCATGAGGGCTTGGACGACCAGACGCAGCAATGGCTGGATACTTACAAGGCAGCTCTCATGGAGACAGCAGAAGCTTTGCAGAGCTACTACGCCCCGAAAGACTACCAGCGTTCACTGGATATCTCGAAAGAGCTGACGAGGGTGAAACCGCATTTAATGACAACAGATAACCTCAGCCAATCCGCGATTAGAACGATGCGTGCCACTCCAGAGGTGCACAGTGTCCTCGTAGGGATGAGACGTGAGCATTATGTAGAGGATGTACTAATGGAATTGAAGAGACCTTTAGATACGATCATGCAAGAAGAAGACTGGCATACGATGACGCAAACTCTCAAAGCGGTTATTGGCTAA
- a CDS encoding efflux RND transporter periplasmic adaptor subunit, which yields MKKTKLISSGVACLLGLTILSGCNSQSVDNTNSKEGRTPTESQSGTEVETIKVENSVDVQVEEVIEGELKDSDRLLAEVFANTDVSIYGKTTGTVSQILVKKGDTVKKGQVIGKLDQTEAQLKLRQAEAALAVANANLEHSNKMGTSGELANSQLKQAEQTYASVKRTMEQGLTLAQANYNRSKKLFEQKALSKGELENAENAYLQAKNQYQSQLDQAQTALITARSQVNTADKNGRVTQANVQQGKVEVDISRNALENTLIKSTIDGIITDIQVQEGDTINPQKPIATVINLDPMIVKVNVSEKALASFQKGTQLNLQVPSQNIKVKGSITYVGLKASDQSKLFPVEIEVPNPKGTLLPGMKAEVSSINGQAGILIPTDAILERNGKSVAYVVNGERVAEKEISIASKGTEKTLISSGVKPGDKVVIKGQSQLKDNAKIRIVP from the coding sequence ATGAAGAAGACGAAGCTAATCAGCTCAGGCGTGGCATGTCTTTTAGGCTTGACAATACTGTCGGGATGCAATTCACAATCCGTAGACAATACCAATTCAAAAGAAGGAAGAACACCAACCGAAAGCCAGTCCGGCACTGAGGTTGAAACCATTAAAGTGGAGAATTCCGTTGATGTTCAAGTAGAGGAAGTCATAGAAGGAGAACTCAAAGACTCTGACAGGTTGCTTGCAGAGGTATTCGCTAACACGGATGTGAGTATTTACGGCAAAACTACCGGAACCGTCTCTCAAATCCTGGTAAAGAAAGGGGATACAGTAAAAAAAGGACAAGTCATCGGAAAGCTGGATCAAACCGAAGCGCAATTGAAACTGCGCCAAGCTGAGGCAGCATTAGCAGTCGCCAACGCAAATCTTGAGCATTCCAACAAAATGGGGACGTCTGGCGAATTGGCTAACAGTCAACTGAAGCAGGCGGAGCAAACCTATGCGAGTGTCAAGCGTACGATGGAACAAGGATTGACGCTCGCGCAGGCAAATTACAACCGCTCAAAAAAGCTGTTTGAACAGAAAGCTTTGTCCAAAGGTGAGCTTGAGAATGCGGAAAACGCGTATCTGCAAGCAAAAAACCAGTATCAAAGCCAGCTGGATCAGGCGCAAACCGCTTTGATTACTGCACGGTCACAAGTGAATACAGCCGATAAAAATGGACGAGTCACGCAAGCAAATGTGCAACAAGGAAAGGTTGAAGTGGATATTTCCAGGAATGCATTGGAAAACACACTGATCAAATCAACAATTGACGGCATTATTACCGATATCCAAGTCCAAGAAGGCGATACAATCAACCCGCAAAAGCCTATTGCAACGGTAATAAACCTTGACCCGATGATTGTGAAGGTGAATGTGTCTGAAAAAGCGTTGGCAAGCTTTCAAAAAGGAACACAGCTAAATTTGCAGGTTCCGTCCCAAAATATCAAGGTCAAGGGCAGTATTACCTACGTGGGACTAAAGGCTTCTGACCAATCCAAGCTTTTCCCCGTGGAAATAGAAGTGCCAAATCCAAAAGGCACGTTACTACCCGGAATGAAGGCAGAAGTCTCTTCAATCAATGGACAAGCAGGGATTCTCATACCAACAGATGCGATCCTCGAGCGAAATGGGAAATCGGTAGCCTACGTCGTGAATGGAGAAAGAGTAGCTGAGAAGGAAATCTCGATTGCTTCGAAAGGAACGGAGAAGACACTAATCAGCTCTGGAGTGAAACCTGGAGACAAGGTAGTTATCAAGGGGCAATCACAATTAAAAGATAATGCAAAGATTCGCATTGTTCCCTAA